A single Panthera tigris isolate Pti1 chromosome A3, P.tigris_Pti1_mat1.1, whole genome shotgun sequence DNA region contains:
- the LOC102964230 gene encoding SWI/SNF-related matrix-associated actin-dependent regulator of chromatin subfamily E member 1-like, translating to MSKRPSYAPPPTPAPATQMPSTPGFVGYNPYSHLAYNNYRLGGNPGTISRVTASSGITIPKPPKPPDKPLMPYMRYSRKVWDQVKASNPDLKLWEIGKIIGGMWRDLTDEEKQKYLNEYKAEKIEYNESMKAYHNSPTYLAYINAKSRAEAALEEESRQRQSPMEKGEPYMSIQPAEDPDDYDDGFSMKHTATARFQRNHRLISEIPSESVVPDVRSVVTTARMQVLKRHVQSLMVHQQKLEAELLQIEERHQEKKRKFLESTDSFNNELTRLCGLKVEVDMEKIAAEIAQAEEQARKRQEEREKEAVKQAERSQSSMVPEEEQAASKTEDKKDDESVPMETEETHLEEATESQQNGEEGTSTPEDKESGQEGVDSMAEEGTSDSNTGSESNSATVEEPPADPTAEDEKKE from the coding sequence ATGTCAAAAAGACCATCTtatgccccacctcccaccccagctcctgcAACACAAATGCCCAGCACACCAGGGTTTGTGGGATACAATCCATACAGTCATCTCGCCTACAACAACTACAGGCTGGGAGGGAACCCAGGCACCATCAGCCGGGTCACGGCCTCTTCTGGTATTACGATTCCAAAACCCCCAAAGCCACCAGATAAGCCGCTGATGCCCTACATGAGGTACAGCAGAAAGGTCTGGGACCAAGTAAAAGCTTCCAACCCCGACCTAAAGTTGTGGGAGATTGGCAAGATTATTGGTGGCATGTGGCGAGATCTCactgatgaagaaaaacaaaaatatttaaatgaatacaaaGCAGAAAAGATAGAGTACAATGAATCTATGAAGGCCTATCATAATTCCCCCACATACCTTGCttatataaatgcaaaaagtCGTGCAGAAGCTGCTTTAGAGGAAGAAAGTCGACAGAGACAGTCTCccatggagaaaggagaaccttaCATGAGCATTCAGCCTGCTGAAGATCCAGATGATTATGATGATGGCTTTTCAATGAAGCATACAGCCACCGCCCGTTTCCAGAGAAACCACCGCCTCATCAGTGAAATCCCTAGTGAGAGTGTGGTGCCAGACGTTCGGTCAGTTGTCACAACAGCTAGAATGCAGGTCCTCAAACGACACGTCCAGTCCTTAATGGTTCATCAGCAAAAACTAGAAGCTGAACTTCTTCAAATAGAGGAGAGACaccaggaaaagaagaggaaattcctGGAAAGCACAGATTCATTTAACAATGAACTTACAAGGTTGTGCGGTTTGAAAGTGGAAGTGGATATGGAAAAAATTGCCGCTGAAATTGCACAGGCAGAGGAACAGGCTCGCaaaaggcaggaggaaagagaaaaagaggcagtgaAGCAAGCTGAACGCAGTCAGAGCAGCATGGTTCCTGAGGAAGAGCAAGCTGCCAGTAAGACCGAGGACAAGAAGGATGACGAGAGTGTCCCaatggagacagaggagacacaccTTGAAGAAGCGACGGAGAGCCAACAGAATGGTGAAGAAGGCACATCTACTCCTGAGGACAAGGAGAGTGGGCAAGAGGGGGTGGACAGTATGGCTGAGGAAGGGACCAGTGATAGTAACACTGGCTCAGAGAGCAACAGTGCAACGGTGGAGGAACCACCAGCAGACCCCACAGCGGAAGAcgagaagaaagaataa